The proteins below come from a single Flavobacterium lindanitolerans genomic window:
- a CDS encoding serine hydrolase domain-containing protein: MNKSGYFTFFLLFALLQGKAQVEKTSELYKTIMSKDSLLFNIGFNTCDVSQFENLMSEKLEFFHDIDGISDKKKFLKDFKGGLCRNPKNYQARRELLPVSTEIYALYEKSNGGELYGALQTGIHQFFEKETEQPEKFGSSARFSHLWLLENGEWKLVKSYSYEHVTKQLESAATPVFDDDIAVEKWLKNNKVPVLGLGIIKNGELQQLKVFGEIKPGVPAPYNTIFNVASLTKPVTAMVALKLVSLGKWDLDKPIYNYWTDPDITKDPKSKKITTRHVLSHQTGFPNWRWMNADKKLSFLFEPGNGYQYSGEGFEYLRRALENKFHKSLQQLASELIFQPLKMDETSYVWNKNMDESRYALGYDMELKSYAIEKHNSPNAADNLLTTVEDYGKFLAGVMNGELVKESVFNEMVTPQTASEKSKHFGLGFEIYDLENGKYALAHGGADLGVRTMAFILPKTKQALLIFTNSDVGGNLYEVLVKYYLGKYGEKIIDIETK; this comes from the coding sequence ATGAATAAATCTGGCTATTTTACATTCTTTTTACTCTTTGCCCTTTTGCAAGGAAAGGCGCAGGTTGAAAAGACAAGTGAGTTATATAAAACTATTATGTCCAAAGACAGTCTGCTGTTCAACATAGGATTTAATACCTGCGATGTTTCGCAATTTGAAAACCTGATGAGTGAAAAATTAGAATTCTTTCATGACATTGATGGCATATCTGATAAAAAGAAATTTCTAAAAGACTTTAAAGGCGGTTTGTGCCGCAATCCGAAAAATTATCAGGCGCGGAGAGAGTTGCTTCCGGTGAGTACAGAAATTTATGCACTGTATGAAAAGTCAAATGGAGGGGAATTATATGGTGCACTCCAGACAGGAATACATCAGTTTTTTGAAAAAGAAACCGAGCAGCCAGAAAAATTTGGTAGCTCGGCCCGATTCAGCCACCTCTGGCTTTTGGAAAATGGTGAATGGAAACTCGTAAAATCCTACAGCTATGAACACGTTACAAAACAATTGGAATCAGCAGCCACCCCGGTATTTGATGATGATATAGCTGTTGAAAAATGGCTAAAAAACAACAAAGTGCCAGTATTAGGTCTCGGGATAATCAAAAATGGGGAGCTGCAACAGCTAAAGGTTTTTGGAGAAATCAAACCCGGAGTTCCGGCGCCTTATAATACCATTTTTAACGTAGCATCACTAACCAAGCCTGTAACCGCAATGGTAGCGCTAAAATTGGTCAGTTTAGGAAAATGGGATTTAGATAAGCCCATTTACAATTATTGGACAGACCCGGATATAACCAAAGACCCGAAAAGTAAAAAAATCACAACCCGGCATGTCCTAAGCCATCAAACCGGATTCCCGAATTGGCGATGGATGAATGCGGATAAAAAACTAAGTTTTCTGTTTGAACCCGGAAACGGTTACCAATATTCCGGCGAGGGATTTGAATATTTGCGTAGAGCTTTAGAAAATAAGTTCCATAAAAGCCTGCAACAGCTGGCATCTGAATTGATTTTCCAACCTTTGAAAATGGATGAAACGAGTTATGTTTGGAATAAAAATATGGACGAATCAAGATATGCCTTAGGTTATGATATGGAACTAAAATCCTATGCGATTGAAAAACACAATTCGCCCAATGCTGCAGATAATTTGCTGACTACTGTTGAAGATTACGGTAAATTTCTGGCAGGTGTAATGAATGGTGAATTAGTGAAAGAATCGGTTTTTAATGAAATGGTAACTCCGCAAACGGCAAGCGAAAAGAGCAAACACTTTGGATTGGGTTTTGAAATCTATGATTTGGAAAATGGAAAATATGCCCTGGCACATGGTGGTGCTGATTTAGGGGTTAGGACAATGGCATTCATCCTGCCAAAAACAAAACAGGCGTTGCTGATTTTTACCAATTCCGATGTTGGTGGCA
- a CDS encoding helix-turn-helix domain-containing protein, producing MPNLKLLREQQNLTQEELSEKSGISVRTIQRIEAGTQPKGYTLKTLAKVLDVRESDLSDKSIKTETTVESEKIISSQEPAIDYSKIKLINLSSLLFAVLPPLNIIAPLILAAVLKQKNQLVKQIVSVQILWTILAPVVFMLGIFLKLGRKFTLVLMIAIVLSNVFIILRNVAEIDKKKKLYYRLKFNII from the coding sequence ATGCCAAACCTAAAACTCCTACGTGAACAGCAAAACCTAACCCAGGAAGAACTTTCTGAAAAATCGGGAATTTCTGTCAGGACCATACAACGTATTGAAGCCGGAACACAACCAAAAGGTTATACGCTCAAAACGCTGGCAAAAGTTTTAGATGTGCGCGAAAGCGATTTATCGGATAAAAGCATAAAAACTGAAACAACAGTCGAAAGCGAAAAAATAATCAGTTCTCAGGAACCTGCTATTGACTACTCCAAAATCAAATTAATAAATCTTTCTTCCCTACTTTTTGCGGTGCTTCCTCCTTTGAATATTATTGCTCCTTTAATTCTGGCAGCCGTTTTAAAACAGAAAAACCAGCTTGTCAAACAAATCGTTTCCGTCCAGATTCTTTGGACCATTTTAGCGCCTGTCGTTTTTATGCTTGGCATATTTCTGAAACTCGGAAGGAAATTCACTTTGGTACTAATGATTGCAATTGTGCTGTCAAATGTATTTATCATACTGCGTAATGTGGCAGAAATAGATAAGAAAAAGAAGCTGTACTATCGGTTGAAATTCAATATAATATAA
- a CDS encoding nuclease-related domain-containing protein, translating to MFVVENELFMEIGIVIFFIIVFFIAFIKKDRKSFEISSEPKRGTRAERNLVSILKHSGIPEQTIFHDLYVKKHNGNFSQIDLVVATKVGIIVFEVHDYNGWIFGTGYQSQWLQILANGQKKYKFDNPIMQNNKHISDLRKTLKQFDNIPFYSIIVFYGDCIVKDVSFVPKGTFLVKPERVIEAMRIIIANNEPAQYTNKHEVVKVLQEAVNNGESPEVQWQHIENVRDMMGKDRIFG from the coding sequence ATGTTTGTAGTTGAAAATGAATTGTTTATGGAAATTGGGATAGTCATATTTTTCATCATAGTCTTTTTTATAGCCTTTATAAAAAAAGACAGAAAATCATTTGAAATCAGTTCGGAACCTAAAAGAGGGACAAGAGCTGAAAGAAATTTAGTTTCCATACTCAAACATTCCGGAATACCGGAACAGACTATTTTTCACGACCTGTATGTGAAAAAACACAATGGGAATTTTTCTCAGATTGATTTGGTAGTGGCGACCAAAGTGGGAATAATTGTCTTTGAAGTACACGATTACAATGGCTGGATTTTCGGTACGGGTTACCAGTCTCAATGGCTCCAGATATTAGCAAACGGGCAAAAGAAATACAAATTTGATAATCCCATCATGCAAAATAATAAGCATATTTCGGATTTAAGAAAAACACTCAAGCAATTTGACAACATACCTTTTTATTCCATAATCGTATTCTATGGTGACTGTATAGTAAAAGATGTCAGTTTTGTACCTAAAGGAACTTTTTTAGTAAAGCCGGAACGGGTAATTGAAGCCATGAGAATTATCATCGCAAACAACGAACCCGCGCAATACACCAATAAGCATGAAGTGGTAAAAGTGTTGCAGGAAGCCGTGAACAATGGAGAAAGTCCGGAAGTTCAATGGCAGCATATTGAAAATGTGAGGGACATGATGGGTAAGGATAGGATATTTGGATAG
- a CDS encoding DUF4377 domain-containing protein, producing the protein MKTFKSSNRMKQIFSLKMLLLLLGFTLLSTQAKADKIRMTIKEELARCTGVAPQNCYQVKYKKSKDWEFFYDQIEGFEYTPGYRYVIDVKRTKRKNIPADASAYTYKLKKIIKKEKITNEAATELAFIVKHKWNLIQMNGVTPPASSAYLVFQADGKRMGGSAGCNRISGGFELTKDKISFSKIASTLMACPDENKNKLEGTLLKMLTDTTFRYDIADQTLNLYQGDKLVLMFGMSPLE; encoded by the coding sequence ATGAAAACATTTAAAAGCTCAAACAGAATGAAACAGATTTTCTCTTTAAAAATGCTATTGCTATTGCTTGGTTTTACCTTGCTTTCAACACAGGCAAAAGCAGATAAAATACGAATGACAATCAAAGAAGAATTGGCAAGATGCACGGGTGTTGCTCCTCAAAACTGCTATCAGGTAAAATATAAAAAGAGTAAAGACTGGGAATTTTTTTACGACCAAATCGAAGGATTTGAGTACACTCCGGGTTACCGATATGTAATTGACGTGAAGAGAACCAAAAGAAAAAATATTCCGGCAGATGCCAGTGCCTATACCTACAAATTGAAAAAAATCATCAAAAAAGAAAAAATAACAAATGAAGCAGCTACCGAACTGGCTTTTATCGTTAAACACAAATGGAATCTGATTCAGATGAATGGTGTTACACCGCCGGCATCTTCTGCTTACCTTGTTTTCCAGGCCGATGGTAAAAGAATGGGAGGTTCTGCAGGATGTAACAGAATTTCCGGAGGTTTTGAATTGACAAAAGACAAAATCTCTTTCTCAAAAATTGCCAGCACACTAATGGCGTGCCCGGATGAAAACAAAAACAAACTGGAAGGAACTTTATTAAAAATGCTAACCGATACTACTTTCAGATATGACATTGCAGACCAAACCCTAAACCTATACCAGGGAGATAAATTGGTATTGATGTTTGGAATGTCGCCACTGGAATAA
- a CDS encoding DinB family protein, whose amino-acid sequence MKIETSQLLQQLTTQVKRHIQYAESLEKQSEKSLNARLTPDSWSVLECIEHLNRYGKFYLPEIEKRINASHSGPEPQFKSGLLGNHFAESMLPKVKLNRMKTFKNMNPIHSKLDGNVLQIFISQQNKLLALLADAEKVSLNKTKTSISISNLIKLKLGDTFRFLIYHNERHIQQAQRVLQTTGL is encoded by the coding sequence ATGAAGATTGAAACATCCCAACTGCTGCAGCAACTCACTACACAGGTAAAAAGACATATACAATATGCCGAATCACTTGAAAAACAATCGGAAAAATCACTAAATGCCAGGCTAACGCCAGATAGCTGGAGCGTTCTTGAATGTATCGAACACCTCAATCGATATGGCAAATTCTACCTGCCTGAAATTGAAAAACGAATCAATGCATCCCATTCCGGGCCAGAACCACAATTTAAAAGCGGGCTATTAGGGAATCATTTCGCAGAAAGCATGCTCCCGAAAGTAAAGCTGAACAGGATGAAGACTTTTAAAAATATGAATCCTATTCACAGTAAATTAGATGGGAACGTACTCCAAATATTCATAAGTCAGCAAAACAAACTGCTTGCTTTGCTTGCAGATGCTGAAAAAGTGAGCCTTAACAAAACCAAAACCAGTATCAGTATCTCAAATTTGATTAAGTTAAAATTAGGTGACACATTCCGGTTTCTTATTTATCATAATGAAAGACATATCCAACAGGCACAAAGAGTTTTACAGACTACCGGACTCTAA
- a CDS encoding Crp/Fnr family transcriptional regulator, which translates to MSKAIIIEKFDIGSLFEKTVTVERNQFLKKGGSTDTHIYFIESGSLRIFITDGEEERIVRFGYQNNIVVALDSFFTQKPSDFYIQAIKKTTVKVISKEKFMTFINSNPENLKIWLEILEDLVLQQIEREKDLLVQLPRERYERVLKRSPQLFQEIPNKHIANYLRMTAETLSRLKKS; encoded by the coding sequence ATGAGTAAGGCAATAATCATAGAAAAGTTTGATATAGGCAGCTTGTTTGAAAAAACGGTGACAGTCGAAAGAAATCAATTTCTGAAAAAAGGTGGGAGTACAGATACTCATATTTATTTTATAGAGAGCGGAAGCCTGAGGATTTTTATCACGGATGGAGAAGAAGAACGTATTGTTCGTTTCGGATATCAAAATAATATTGTTGTTGCACTCGATTCATTCTTTACACAAAAACCATCAGATTTTTATATACAGGCAATCAAAAAAACAACAGTCAAAGTTATTTCAAAAGAAAAGTTCATGACTTTCATTAACAGTAATCCGGAAAATCTTAAGATTTGGCTTGAAATATTGGAAGATTTGGTACTGCAACAAATTGAAAGAGAAAAAGACCTTTTGGTCCAATTACCACGGGAGCGTTATGAAAGAGTTCTTAAACGTAGCCCACAATTGTTTCAGGAAATCCCCAACAAACATATTGCGAACTACCTGCGTATGACGGCCGAAACCTTATCCAGGCTCAAAAAATCTTGA
- a CDS encoding GNAT family N-acetyltransferase — protein MEIIENNIPIEIYRELRVKSGLSGKDIEAATIGLQNSVYSVMIKKEETIVGMGRIIGDGGCFCQVVDICVLPEYQGQGIGKLIMEQISNFIQTQLPKSCYVSLLADGNANHLYEKFGFKDTLPHSRGMALKVV, from the coding sequence ATGGAAATCATAGAAAACAATATTCCGATAGAAATCTATCGGGAACTTCGTGTAAAATCGGGGCTTTCAGGTAAAGATATAGAAGCTGCAACAATAGGACTCCAAAATTCGGTCTATTCCGTCATGATAAAAAAAGAAGAAACAATCGTAGGCATGGGACGGATTATTGGCGATGGAGGATGCTTCTGCCAGGTTGTAGATATTTGTGTACTTCCGGAATACCAGGGGCAAGGTATAGGAAAATTAATTATGGAACAGATATCCAATTTCATACAAACTCAATTACCAAAATCGTGCTATGTAAGTTTATTGGCTGATGGTAATGCCAATCATTTGTATGAAAAATTTGGTTTTAAGGACACCCTGCCACATTCCAGAGGTATGGCTCTAAAAGTTGTATAG
- a CDS encoding NAD(P)-dependent oxidoreductase yields MKQDIKIAVIGGTGKSGKYLVRALINQGYTFKLLVRNPKNFQSDYPNVEVIIGDASDYNSIVHVIKGCNAVISTLGLGIPPSEPTLFSKATANILEAMQHCNMQRYIVTTGLNVNTPFDRKGQKATFATNWMYENFPVSTTNKQLEYELLAKSELNWTLVRLPQIELVDEKTPIAVNLEDCPGDKISAASLADFLIGQLSDKTFLKKAPFIANLP; encoded by the coding sequence ATGAAACAAGATATAAAAATAGCCGTCATTGGCGGTACCGGAAAATCCGGCAAATACCTCGTCAGAGCATTAATCAATCAGGGCTATACTTTCAAGCTTCTGGTACGAAACCCAAAGAATTTTCAATCGGATTATCCCAATGTAGAAGTTATTATTGGTGATGCTTCTGATTATAATTCAATAGTCCACGTAATAAAAGGTTGCAATGCCGTAATCAGCACTCTGGGATTAGGCATTCCTCCCAGTGAACCTACTTTATTTAGTAAAGCAACAGCCAACATTCTTGAGGCGATGCAACATTGCAATATGCAACGTTATATTGTAACGACCGGATTGAATGTCAACACTCCGTTTGACAGAAAAGGACAAAAAGCAACATTTGCTACTAACTGGATGTATGAAAACTTTCCGGTGTCAACAACAAACAAGCAATTGGAATATGAGCTTTTAGCCAAAAGTGAGCTAAACTGGACTTTAGTGCGACTTCCGCAAATTGAGCTTGTTGATGAAAAAACTCCAATTGCGGTGAATCTTGAAGATTGTCCGGGTGATAAAATCAGTGCTGCAAGTCTGGCGGATTTTCTTATTGGACAGCTAAGTGATAAAACTTTCCTTAAAAAAGCACCTTTTATTGCGAATTTACCTTAA
- a CDS encoding agmatinase family protein, translating to MTKEQIIKKFDPSQPGLADASIFGLPFSAEDSEIIIIPVPWEVTVSYGAGASEGPDAILDASFQVDLHHQEFPELWKLGIYLDQTEQTEKWAKESEKYKSLAQPIIEALESGEVIESLPGLQSDLDKINKVCKNLKEEVKERVLYWTKKGKKVALLGGDHSTPLGYYEALATQHNDFGLLHLDAHMDLRIAYEGFTYSHASIMYNALQIPQITKIVQVGIRDFCQQEVETAFEQGNRVLVHTDMDLKAETFTGKTWEQQCEAIIAALPQKVAISFDIDGMYPWYCPNTGTPVPGGFSFEQAAYLLSKLGESGKEIIGFDLVEVAPGDDDWDGNVGARMLFHMCGVLAKNNGLPVGQKIKFNR from the coding sequence ATGACAAAAGAACAAATCATAAAAAAATTTGACCCAAGTCAGCCGGGCTTGGCAGATGCAAGTATCTTTGGACTTCCATTTTCTGCCGAAGACAGTGAAATCATTATCATTCCTGTGCCTTGGGAAGTAACGGTGAGTTATGGAGCCGGAGCTTCTGAAGGTCCTGATGCCATTTTGGATGCATCGTTTCAGGTAGATTTACACCATCAGGAATTTCCGGAATTGTGGAAACTGGGAATCTATCTTGACCAAACCGAGCAGACAGAAAAATGGGCAAAGGAAAGCGAAAAGTATAAAAGTTTGGCACAGCCTATAATCGAGGCTCTGGAAAGTGGCGAGGTTATCGAAAGCCTTCCGGGATTGCAGTCAGACTTGGATAAAATCAACAAGGTTTGTAAAAATCTGAAAGAAGAAGTAAAGGAAAGAGTATTGTACTGGACTAAAAAAGGCAAAAAAGTAGCCCTTTTAGGTGGTGACCACTCTACGCCATTAGGCTATTACGAAGCACTGGCCACTCAACATAATGACTTTGGCTTACTGCATCTGGACGCCCACATGGATTTGAGAATTGCCTACGAAGGCTTTACCTATTCTCATGCCTCAATTATGTACAATGCCTTACAAATTCCACAAATTACCAAAATTGTACAGGTAGGAATACGCGATTTCTGCCAGCAGGAAGTGGAAACGGCTTTCGAACAAGGAAATCGTGTGTTGGTTCATACCGATATGGATTTAAAAGCGGAGACGTTTACAGGCAAAACCTGGGAACAGCAGTGCGAAGCTATTATTGCAGCGCTTCCGCAAAAAGTAGCCATCAGTTTTGATATTGACGGTATGTATCCATGGTATTGCCCAAATACGGGAACACCGGTTCCGGGCGGATTCTCTTTTGAACAGGCCGCTTATCTTTTAAGCAAACTGGGAGAAAGCGGTAAGGAAATTATCGGGTTTGATTTGGTAGAAGTAGCTCCGGGGGATGATGATTGGGACGGGAACGTTGGAGCCAGAATGCTTTTCCATATGTGTGGTGTTTTAGCCAAAAATAATGGACTTCCGGTAGGACAAAAGATTAAATTCAACAGATAA
- the kynU gene encoding kynureninase → MTFQNTREFAQELDSQDKLHHYRNEFLFPQVNGRKVIYFTGNSLGLQPKRTKAYVDEVMDDWAKLAVEGHFYAEKPWWDYHERFAAPLSKIVGALPSEVSVMNTLTVNLHLLMVSFYRPTEKKYKILCEAKAFPSDQYMLQSQVRFHGYNPDDAIVELQRREGEHNIRLEDILAKIEELGEEIALVLIGGVNYYTGQVFDIKTITEAGHKVGAYVGWDLAHAAGNIKLELHDWDVDFAAWCSYKYMNSGPGNASGCFVHEMHHDNYELNRFAGWWGHNKERRFLMEPKFSPETGANGWQISNLPILSLAPYLASVEMFAEVGMDALIEKRNKITSYLEFILHEIDKEVDSTFEIITPENQEERASQLSVFLHGEGRTLFDYLMKNGVITDWREPNVIRLAPVPLYCSFEDMYEFGQILKQGILSHK, encoded by the coding sequence ATGACCTTTCAAAATACCCGCGAATTTGCACAAGAACTGGATTCGCAAGACAAACTGCACCACTACAGAAATGAGTTTCTTTTTCCACAGGTAAATGGAAGGAAAGTAATCTATTTTACAGGAAACTCTTTAGGATTGCAGCCTAAAAGAACCAAAGCCTATGTAGATGAAGTTATGGATGATTGGGCAAAGCTGGCTGTAGAGGGACATTTCTATGCAGAAAAGCCGTGGTGGGATTACCATGAAAGATTTGCGGCACCTTTAAGCAAAATTGTAGGAGCGCTTCCGTCTGAAGTTTCCGTGATGAATACCCTGACGGTAAACCTTCACCTTCTGATGGTATCTTTCTATCGCCCAACTGAAAAGAAATACAAAATACTTTGTGAGGCAAAAGCCTTTCCAAGTGACCAATACATGTTGCAAAGCCAGGTGCGTTTTCACGGTTACAATCCGGATGACGCTATCGTAGAACTGCAAAGAAGAGAAGGAGAACACAACATCCGTCTCGAAGATATACTTGCCAAAATTGAAGAATTAGGAGAAGAAATAGCTTTGGTATTGATCGGAGGTGTAAACTATTATACCGGACAGGTATTCGATATTAAGACCATAACAGAAGCCGGACACAAAGTCGGAGCCTATGTAGGCTGGGATTTGGCACATGCTGCCGGAAACATAAAACTCGAATTGCACGACTGGGATGTAGATTTTGCAGCCTGGTGCAGTTATAAATACATGAATTCAGGTCCTGGAAATGCTTCAGGATGTTTCGTCCATGAAATGCACCACGACAACTACGAACTTAATCGTTTTGCCGGATGGTGGGGACACAACAAAGAAAGGCGCTTCCTGATGGAGCCAAAATTTTCTCCTGAAACCGGAGCAAACGGTTGGCAGATAAGCAACCTTCCTATATTGTCTTTAGCGCCTTATTTGGCTTCGGTCGAAATGTTTGCCGAAGTAGGAATGGATGCCCTGATTGAAAAAAGAAATAAGATTACTTCCTATTTGGAATTTATCCTGCATGAAATCGACAAAGAAGTCGACAGTACATTTGAAATCATTACTCCGGAAAATCAGGAAGAAAGAGCCTCCCAATTATCCGTGTTTCTGCATGGCGAAGGACGAACCCTGTTTGACTATCTGATGAAAAACGGTGTCATAACAGACTGGAGAGAACCCAACGTAATCCGTTTAGCGCCGGTTCCGTTATATTGCTCTTTCGAAGACATGTATGAATTCGGACAGATATTGAAGCAAGGAATACTATCTCACAAATAA
- the queA gene encoding tRNA preQ1(34) S-adenosylmethionine ribosyltransferase-isomerase QueA — translation MKLSHFNFNLPKELLAEYPAENRDESRLMVVNRKTKTIEHKMFKDIIDYFEEGDVMVLNNTKVFPARLYGNKEKTGARIEVFLLRELNAEQRLWDVLVDPARKIRIGNKLYFGDDDSLVAEVIDNTTSRGRTLRFLYDGSYEEFRNKLTELGETPIPKYINREVTPEDAERYQTIYAKEEGAVAAPTAGLHFSKHLLKRLEIKGIDFAEVTLHVGLGTFNPVEVEDLSKHKMDSEELKITQEACDIVNKAKANKKKVCAVGTTSMRAIESSVSSAKTLNPYDGWTNKFIFPPHDFSIADCMITNFHTPKSTLLMMISAFTGHDLMKKAYEEAIKEGYRFYSYGDAMLIL, via the coding sequence ATGAAATTATCACACTTCAATTTCAATTTACCGAAAGAACTTTTGGCGGAATATCCGGCAGAAAACAGAGACGAATCCCGTCTGATGGTAGTAAACAGAAAAACTAAAACTATTGAACACAAGATGTTCAAAGACATAATCGATTATTTCGAAGAAGGTGACGTAATGGTACTGAACAATACCAAGGTTTTCCCTGCAAGACTTTATGGAAATAAAGAAAAAACAGGAGCCAGAATCGAAGTTTTCTTGTTGAGAGAATTAAATGCCGAGCAAAGACTTTGGGACGTTTTGGTTGACCCGGCCCGTAAAATCAGAATTGGTAACAAACTATATTTTGGAGACGATGACTCATTAGTTGCAGAGGTTATCGATAATACGACTTCAAGAGGAAGAACACTTCGTTTTCTTTACGACGGTTCTTACGAAGAATTCAGAAACAAGCTGACAGAGCTTGGAGAAACTCCAATCCCAAAATACATCAACCGTGAAGTAACTCCGGAAGATGCAGAACGTTACCAGACAATTTATGCCAAAGAAGAAGGAGCAGTAGCTGCACCAACAGCAGGTTTGCACTTTTCAAAACATTTATTGAAAAGGTTGGAAATCAAAGGAATTGATTTTGCTGAAGTAACGTTGCACGTCGGATTAGGAACTTTCAACCCGGTTGAGGTAGAAGACCTTTCCAAACACAAAATGGATTCTGAAGAATTGAAAATTACTCAGGAAGCCTGCGATATCGTTAATAAAGCAAAAGCAAACAAGAAAAAAGTATGCGCTGTAGGAACTACTTCTATGCGTGCAATTGAAAGTTCGGTTTCTTCTGCAAAAACATTAAATCCATACGATGGCTGGACAAATAAATTTATTTTCCCTCCGCATGATTTTAGTATTGCAGACTGCATGATTACTAACTTCCACACACCAAAATCAACTCTTTTAATGATGATTTCGGCTTTCACAGGACATGACCTTATGAAAAAAGCATACGAAGAAGCCATCAAAGAAGGATACAGATTCTATTCTTATGGTGATGCCATGCTAATTCTGTAA
- the aroA gene encoding 3-phosphoshikimate 1-carboxyvinyltransferase has product MNLSLKPATCTVKSEISITGSKSETNRLLLLQALYPAIVLKNTSNSDDSEVMTKALNTKDSVIDVHHAGTAMRFLTAYFATQENREVILTGSSRMKERPIKILVDALNQLGASITYEEKEGFPPIKIKGQQLSKNKVSLPANISSQYISALLLIAPKLENGLELQLEGKITSVPYIKMTLALLEEIGVETSFKENTITIQSKKEIQARQLTVESDWSSASYFYAIAALSETGTEIKLSSYKKHSLQGDSVLAEIYRKLGVDTIYEGNSIILKKSTARIAETLKLNLNDSPDIAQTIAVTCFGLGITCHLSGLHTLKIKETDRLEALKTELEKLGAVIKVTQDTLELGKSEEIKSGVSITTYDDHRMAMAFAPLALKVPIIIKDAGVVSKSYPHFWEDIKSIGFQMSEI; this is encoded by the coding sequence ATGAATCTAAGTCTAAAGCCAGCAACCTGCACTGTCAAATCTGAAATTTCGATAACAGGATCCAAGTCAGAAACCAACAGGTTACTACTGCTACAGGCTTTATATCCTGCGATTGTTCTAAAAAATACTTCAAATTCTGATGATTCTGAAGTGATGACCAAAGCGCTCAATACAAAAGATTCAGTAATAGACGTACATCATGCCGGAACGGCAATGCGGTTTCTGACGGCCTATTTTGCAACTCAGGAGAATAGGGAAGTCATCCTGACCGGCTCGTCAAGAATGAAAGAACGCCCCATTAAAATTTTAGTTGATGCCTTGAACCAGCTTGGAGCTTCTATTACCTACGAAGAGAAAGAAGGTTTTCCGCCAATTAAAATCAAAGGACAGCAGCTTTCTAAAAATAAGGTTTCGCTTCCGGCCAATATCAGCAGCCAGTATATTTCGGCTTTGCTGTTAATCGCACCTAAACTTGAAAATGGGTTGGAACTTCAATTGGAAGGAAAAATTACATCAGTACCTTACATCAAAATGACTTTGGCGCTGTTGGAGGAAATTGGCGTTGAAACAAGTTTTAAAGAGAATACAATTACAATTCAGTCCAAAAAAGAAATTCAGGCACGCCAACTCACGGTAGAATCAGATTGGAGTTCGGCTTCCTATTTTTATGCGATAGCCGCTTTGTCTGAAACAGGAACAGAAATAAAACTCTCCAGCTACAAGAAGCATAGTCTTCAAGGCGATTCGGTATTGGCAGAGATTTATAGAAAATTGGGAGTAGACACAATTTACGAGGGCAACTCCATTATCCTAAAAAAGAGTACGGCCAGGATTGCGGAAACCCTGAAGCTGAATTTGAATGACTCACCGGATATTGCCCAGACAATTGCCGTGACCTGTTTCGGATTGGGAATAACATGTCATTTGTCGGGATTGCATACGCTAAAAATCAAAGAAACAGACCGTCTGGAAGCTTTAAAAACCGAACTCGAAAAATTGGGTGCTGTAATAAAAGTAACCCAGGACACCTTAGAATTAGGCAAGTCAGAAGAAATAAAATCAGGCGTTTCAATAACCACCTATGATGACCACAGAATGGCGATGGCCTTTGCGCCTTTAGCATTAAAGGTTCCAATAATCATAAAAGATGCCGGGGTAGTTTCAAAATCCTATCCTCATTTTTGGGAAGATATAAAGAGCATTGGTTTTCAGATGAGTGAAATCTAA